In Helianthus annuus cultivar XRQ/B chromosome 3, HanXRQr2.0-SUNRISE, whole genome shotgun sequence, a single window of DNA contains:
- the LOC110932654 gene encoding phospholipase A(1) DAD1, chloroplastic, protein MRLIFKSPFPFKATVVPPQEPPCRWCCVVSTKTSSLTRTARAPVKWERLLDELGETRDQTAPPSRLSQRWMEYHGINNWEGLLDPLDDVLRGEIIRYGSFVEAAYQSFNFDPSSPTYAACRYAKSTMLERSGVHGCGYEVTKQLHATSSIPLPRWIERMPRWMQVQSSWIGYVAVCNDKEEISRLGRRDIVIALRGTITCLEWLENLRATLTRLSGDNLSPTEQDSEPMVEAGVLSLYTSGTNTCPSLQQLLREEVLKLLKLYSDEPLSLTITGHSLGASLAILAAYDIKTTIKHSPHLSVISFGGPRVGNRSFRHHLEQQGTKVLRIVNSDDLITKVPGFFVEDHDGVVQEENARVAHLTNWIQKRVKDSRWVYANIGHELRLSSRDSLKLNSIDVATCHDLQTYLDLVHGFVSSTCPFRAGARRMLKNATTAPSVK, encoded by the coding sequence atgagGCTTATTTTCAAATCACCATTTCCGTTCAAAGCAACGGTTGTACCACCACAAGAACCACCGTGCCGGTGGTGCTGTGTTGTTTCCACTAAAACTAGTAGCTTAACTAGAACTGCTAGAGCTCCGGTTAAATGGGAAAGATTGCTAGACGAGTTGGGGGAGACTCGTGATCAAACCGCGCCTCCGAGTCGACTCAGCCAACGGTGGATGGAGTACCATGGTATCAACAACTGGGAGGGTTTGTTGGACCCTCTAGACGACGTCCTACGTGGCGAGATCATTCGCTACGGTAGCTTTGTTGAGGCTGCGTACCAGTCATTCAACTTTGATCCTTCTTCTCCTACGTACGCTGCATGCCGGTACGCGAAAAGTACCATGTTGGAGCGTTCCGGGGTGCACGGATGTGGGTACGAGGTGACGAAGCAGTTACACGCCACGTCATCGATTCCATTGCCACGGTGGATAGAGAGGATGCCGCGTTGGATGCAAGTGCAATCCAGCTGGATTGGTTACGTGGCGGTTTGTAATGACAAGGAGGAGATTTCTAGGCTGGGGAGGCGAGACATTGTCATTGCTCTCCGTGGCACTATCACTTGTCTAGAGTGGCTCGAGAATCTACGAGCCACTCTCACTCGTTTGAGTGGAGACAATCTGTCTCCAACTGAGCAAGACAGTGAACCTATGGTGGAAGCTGGAGTTCTGAGCCTGTATACCTCGGGCACAAATACGTGCCCGAGTTTACAACAATTATTACGGGAAGAAGtattaaaattattaaaattatataGTGATGAGCCACTGAGCTTGACCATCACTGGTCATTCTCTAGGGGCTTCTTTAGCCATTCTAGCCGCGTACGACATAAAAACAACTATCAAACACTCTCCCCATCTCTCTGTCATATCATTTGGCGGACCAAGGGTGGGGAACCGAAGCTTTCGACACCACCTAGAACAACAAGGAACGAAAGTTCTACGTATTGTCAACTCCGATGACCTAATCACAAAAGTTCCTGGTTTTTTTGTTGAAGACCATGATGGTGTGGTACAAGAGGAGAATGCTCGCGTAGCACATTTGACAAACTGGATACAAAAGCGCGTTAAAGATAGCCGATGGGTTTACGCTAACATAGGGCACGAGTTACGACTAAGTAGTCGAGACTCGTTAAAGTTAAACAGTATTGATGTCGCAACATGTCATGATCTCCAGACTTATCTTGACCTGGTACATGGTTTTGTGAGCTCGACTTGTCCATTTAGAGCTGGTGCAAGAAGAATGCTCAAGAACGCTACTACTGCCCCTTCTGTAAAATAA